The nucleotide sequence ATGAATTCCATGCTTTGCAGCCTCAGTTACTCAGTGCCACCCTGCGCCTGAGTCGCTATCCCGCTGACCAGATCTTCACCGGCACCGATCTGAACCTCTATTACGACATTCGTCATCCCCTCTGGCACAAGCGCCCGGACTGGTTTCTAGTGTTAGGTGTGCCACGGCTGTATGAAGGGACAGACCTGCGGTTGAGTTACGTCCTCTGGCAGGAGGGGGTCAGTCCTTTTGTGGTGGTGGAACTGCTGTCTCCAGGGACGGAACAGGAAGACCTGGGAGAAACGGAACCTCAGCCCAATGCCCCCCCGTCGAAGTGGACAGTCTATGAGCAAATTCTGCGGATTCCCTACTATGTGGTGTTTGACCGCTACCGCGATCGCCTGCGCAATAACACGCTCAAGTAACTCAGCCATCGCTACCCCAGTCAGATAAAAGCCCCTAGTGGTCTGTCAAATTAAATTTGACAGGTAACTGAATACTGAAAGGCTGATTGAAGTTAAATTTTGAGGGTCTGCGACCCGTCAAAATTTTCCTGACGGAACACTAGTCCATTATCCCTGCTTTCAGGCAGATTGAGCAGGCACCCTACCCGTGCCTGTACGTCTATAATCTGACGGACTTGGAAA is from Leptothermofonsia sichuanensis E412 and encodes:
- a CDS encoding Uma2 family endonuclease, with protein sequence MSLSRFTFPVPQTDPPRSPRETLPTMYDLPGEDPEEPGLPDEFHALQPQLLSATLRLSRYPADQIFTGTDLNLYYDIRHPLWHKRPDWFLVLGVPRLYEGTDLRLSYVLWQEGVSPFVVVELLSPGTEQEDLGETEPQPNAPPSKWTVYEQILRIPYYVVFDRYRDRLRNNTLK